Within Candidatus Thorarchaeota archaeon, the genomic segment GCTTGGTGAAGTATTGTCGGTTCGACCATGAATTTGGCGCTAAGCACACGTATGCAGTAGTACAAGCACGTTCATGCCCACGTGACTCACCAATAGGCTAATCTGGATTTACGTTCTTCACTATCACATGACCAAGGCGAATGAAATAGAACCGGCCGAAGAAATCATTGAGCGCATTATGAAACAATATTCTCAGGAGCCAAGAGGCTGGCATGTTCTCAATACACCGACTGGAGATCTGCTTGTCCTCGGACCACATTCTACATTTCAATTACGCCTTATTGATCTAAATCCCACTGAATTCACGGGAGTCGGCATGGAGCTACGTACTCCCCCTGAGAGTATCTCCCATCTCAGATCCGCACCGGATTTTGGGCTGCGTGGCCTATCTAATACAGATCTTGGTAATCTGGTCAAGGCACTTCATGGTGACTCACTGGCAATGGAACAGGCACGTGATATTCTAAAGCGGGAGCCGCTCCATCCCTCCGAAGTCGAGAGTAAGAATATTGATCACATTCTAAGTGGTCCTGTCTTTACTCGTCCTGATCTTGTAACTCTTGATTCTACTATCGCATCCATCACACACCAACTGTCAGAATCAGCTCGGGATCTCTTTCAAAAGAAGTATCCTCTGCGTAGTGGTATGTTCTATTGAGTGAAAAAATCAATTCTCTGGCATTATAGAATGTTTCAAAAATGGTGGGCCGGGCCGGATTTGTTCAGCATGAACCAGAGTTCGATGCTTTTGAACCAGCGATCCCCGCACTGTCAATGCGGGATCATAGCCGGGCTAGACCACCGGCCCAATGGATTGGCAGCCAGTAGCGGCTCGCCAAGGTCTGAAACCTGTTGCAGGATTAAAAAGTTTACTACTTGTAAACATTATTGGTCGCGATTACAACGTGAGTATGCAATTTTTCCGATGACCTTTAATAGGGGCATCTAAAGGGAACTAGTAAACGTATTTGGGGATGTAAATGTGGACGAATCTCCCGTAGATGAGATGTATCGACTTGCTCCAATAGTGCAAGACTATGATGAATTTCTCTTTGGAAAGACTATCCGTGCTGCTTTAGACACCGGTATCTCCGAGATTGATATTACTGGTTGGTCCTTTGAGGCAGTGAGGACACTGTTATCGATCATACGATACATGAACTTTCCACCTGTTCTTAAGAGTGGTGAGAAGATTCACATTTTTGTTCGTCCACCTTTTGCTGAGATGATGGATCCATTTGCTTTGCACCTTGTCAGTGATCCTTGGTGACTTTACATTCCTGTACTTCCAAATCCTCTTTCGCCTCTCTCAGTTTCAGAGAGGGTATCTGTCTCTACCATCTGAACATTCGGAACGGGTCTAATGGCAAGCTGACTGATCCTCATGCCTTTCTCGATGACGAACGGATCAGTCCCAAGATTGATCAAGATCGACTTGACCTCTCCACGATAGCCACTGTCAATAGTTCCTGGTGAGTTGAGAACAGTTATGCCATGCTTGATTGCAAGGCCACTTCTGGGTCGGACTTCTCCCTCATACCCCTCAGGAATCTCAATACTGATTCCTGTTGGAACTGCAAATCGCTCTCCTGGCTGCAGTGTATATTCAACTGACGAATAGAGATCAAAGGCAACATCCCCTGCTCTCGCTCTTGTCGGCACCTTTGCATCGGGGTGTATCAATTTGACCTTGACTGTGATCTGGTCTTTCTTCATGCAGATTGCCTCATTGAGAATCGTTCCAATGCCATAAATATCTCTGGTGGCCGCAAACCTTATATATCACATACTACTGTATGATATACAGTATAATGCATTATATACTACAGAATAACGCATAGCAAGGTCTGTTAACAATGTCGAAACACGTACAGGATGAGATTGTGCGATGGACTAAGGAGATTAAGCGAGGAGCTGTCACCTTGGCAATAATGGCACTATTGGCTCGTAGCAGAGCGTATGGCTATGAGCTTGTGAAGAGTCTTGGCGAAAAGGCACCTTTTCTTGCGCTTGAGCAGGGGACGGTGTATCCATTATTGCGACGCATGGAGAAAAGAGATCTTTTGAATGCAGAATGGGACTACGATGATCCGGCCAAACCTAAGAAATACTATACACTAACGGATGATGGCCGTGCTGCTTTAAGTGAAATGTGTCGAATTTGGTCTGAGATGTCCGAGGGGATGGCAGCCGTCATTGAGGAGGTGTCAACATGAATAACAACAGAGCAATGAAGGCAATCGATGATTATCTTGATCGAGTCAGGTCGTATCTACCAATGGTTGATGAATCATATATTGTAGAACTCAGAACGCATTTGATCCAAGAGGCAGAACGGCTGGGGGATGGTTCTGTGACTGAAGGATCGGCGCTATTATCCGTAGAGCATATGGGGGATCCCAAAGCAGTAGCGAGCGAGTACGCAGGATCTGGTGAGAAGATCGGTCCTATTCCTGTGGAGTATGTCCGTCCGTTTGTAGTTCTATCGGTCATGTTTGCAGGTATCGGTTTCGCCATTGCAGCAGGATGGACAATTGCCTCATACGCATTCCCTGAAGTAACTATGTTCTTTAGTGGATCTCTCTTGGTCTCGCTTATCATCATCATCGGTTTTGGATTGTCTCTCATTATAGTTGAGCGTCTAGATGTTATTGATTTGCGCCGTTCAGTAGCAGAACGCACGTTTTTTGAACGGTTTATTGGTATTGGTGCAGATGCATTGCGGAAAAAGCCACGCAAGGAAGTTATCATTGATGCTATCATGGGATTTAGCGTTCCGATAATTCTATTGCTTCCGTTCGTTTCTGTCCTTTTTTCTGAGGATTTCCTTCCCTTTTTCCTGATAATTGCTGGTGTTTCATTGTTTTCAGCTTTTGTGGACATTTTCTATTATCGCTTTGGTGAGAATAATGTGATACTGATTCTTGAGATGCTTGCAAACATTTCCTGTGTGATTGTTGCAATTCTTCTTGTCAACGTCTTCCCTGTGGCATGTGTCTACGGCTTTGAAAATGGGCATTGGATTGTAATCGACTTGGCTGCGGTCTTTACTGAGAATCCATGGTCACAACAACTGGCATTTGGTGTGTGGACCAGCGCCATTGTGATCGTTGTCATGGTGCACATCTGGCAAACTATTGTTGATATCTTGAAGGTGTCATGGTATTTTCGTGAGGGGCGTGGATTATGGTGGCATGACTCATTGTAGATTGATCGGAGGAGTATTTTCCTCCCTTTATTATTCTTTAAAATAATCGCAGATTTCAAGAGATATGTATTTATTGTCTTATTTTCTCCCAGAATTGGGAGTTCCACATAATGAGTCATGCTGTGCCTCTAAAGAAAATCCGGATTTTTGGAATTATCCTTCTATTTTATCTATTTATTCTTTTATATCTCATGTCGCGTCTATTTTCTGATATTCCCATAAGCACAAATCTCTCATGGATTTTGCTCTTGTTGATCCCTGTTGACTTTGGACTTGTCTTTGTCTTGTACAATTATTTCCTACATCGTAAACGGATTGGAAATCCATTCGGTTTTGTTATATTATTGTATATTTTTAGTCTGAATCCTGCGTTATTTGCGTCTTTGCTTGGAATTATTGGTTCTCCATTTACTCTAGTGGCGCTCTTCTTTGGATTCGCTTTTTCAGTTACCGATTTTATATTTATAATGAAGAATGCTTCACGGCTGTGGGAAACAGACTCGTCCGATGGTCTTTCTGACGAAGCAGTGTTGTGAATTTGTAGTAGATTTAATCATGGTATCAAATGGTCTTATGGACTTGGCGTTTCAAAAACAAAATATCCATCAGAGTGTGGTGCCGCGGGTGCGATTTGAACGCACGACAACTCGATCTTCAGTCGAGCGATCTCTCCCGTCGCAGAGCAAATGCTCCGGTATCCCGGGCTGATCTACCGCGGCTGAGTTAATGTGTCAGTAGCCATCACCGATTTGGATTGAGATATAAATATAGTGGAACTTTACTCTCATCTGTGTTATGTTATCTGATCTTGTAGTTGACATAGCTTGCAATAATTGCTGTGAGTGCTGCGGCTATGTTCACTGCAATAGGATAGATATAGAGTGAGTCGAGGAATGCGAGAGTAGCCAACCATGATGGTTGTTGTGTGATGTCTGCAATTCCAAACGGGATAAAGTAGAACATGAGAAACACTGCTGTGAGTAGTGCCACCCCAACAAATGCAGGCATATCTTGTGTTTTCCGTGCAAAGGTCGAGAGCTTGGTCTGCCAGTTGGATTGCGCCCTTTGGCGTCTGCGTACCTTTCTCTTAGACATGATATTTGCCCAACGATACATGGCTTCAGCCATTAGGACATACGCTCCTGCGAGCACTGCCATGGCTCCCAATGCGACAACGAGTTGAAGCTCTGCACTAAGGACCTTGACGTATGTCTGTGCATGCCATAGGATTGGGATCTGTACCAATCCTGCGATACCGATGAATATGATTACAAGTCCGGGTTTACTACCGCGTCGCCACCATACTGCTAGGCTCATGTCAATCATCCTGGCCTTTGGTTGGCTGCTCAAAACTCGGTCTGCTCTTTAAGGTTTTGGAATCATTAGACAACATACTATTTTACTGCGATGATCTCAAACCAGTGGCCATGATCCTTACAACTTTTGCATTCGAATCCTGTGTCCTCAATCAATTCTCTCATGCTTTTCATGGTCTGTTCTTGATTCCCTCTTACACCATATCCTACGCTTGAGAGTGTTCCATCAGGAAAGGTATACAATACACGGAAAATGAACCTCTCTTCTTCACAAGTGATCTGAGCCGCCTTGATGGACAGAATACCCCCATTCTGAAGCACTCTATATGCCTCTCTAATTGCTCGTGTCTTATTCTCAGCAGTCCTAAAATATCCTAACGAGAACCAGAATGTCACCATGTCAAAGGTATTATCGGCAAAACAAAGATCTCTCCCATCAGCAACAAGCCATTGAGATGGTGGATCATGGATTCGCGCCTCCCGAATCTCATCCATCCGAATATCTACAGCACAGACTCGGCTCCTCCCAAGTCGGGCGACAATCCCTTCGCCCCCAGCTCCTACATCAAGGATTAGACGGTCGCCCCGTAGTTCCTCTAGGCTCACTGTCTGTTGAGGTGGTTCAAAAGTTGGTATCTGCATATTGATTGGAATTACACTAGTTCTGACTGTTAAATTTCTGGTAGAACGCAGGTGTCAGATCCTAACTCTGACTCTGGGAAGTAATTAATGGTGGACCGGGCGAGATTTGAACTCGCGACCTCCTCCATGCCAAGGAGGCGATCTTTCCCGCATGGTATGCAAAAGCGTTTCTCATCAATCTCACAGATGAGATGAGATTATCACCATGTACCGGGCTGATCTACCGGCCCATTTGTTTGCGATTCGGTATACTGGTGGCATGGTTAAAAGAATTACGGCATGGATTCGGTTTTCATAAGTATTCTTGCAGTAAAAAAAGAGAAGCGACACAGACCATGAAACTAAGATTATGGGCCGTGTCTAGAGCTCGAGTCACTTATGCGAAAAAGTTGTAGGAACATTCATTGCAGATCTTCGGATTCTGGACATAGCTTCCAGACTGTGGTAGATCAGCCGCTGCTTTTTGGTATGCTGTTGCTGCATCATAGCCTTGGCTGACATAGTTCCAGAAGTAGTTAGCAAACCTCTCCTCACCTGGAATGGTCGTGACCGCCCAAGAGTTGTGGGTTTCATCAGAAGACGAGATTGCCAGATAATGGCTGCCTCTCATGTCATCCGCCCAATCACCAGAGTGACAGGATGAAATGAGAAGACCTACCTTGGTGCTGTCCAGAGTATCCAGCATTGATCGAAACTCGTCGGATCTAACGACGCTGCTCTGAGGCGCAAATGCGGTGCTTGAGTGATAGCCGTCATTACTACCATGGCCGAAGAGATAGAAGAACACTATGTCATTAGCGTCCTCGTAGTTTGCAACTTGGTTGAAGTCGTTTCTGAAATTAGTAGTGTCCTTGAATTCGAAGAACTTGGTGTACCCCTCGTTTTGTAGAACACTCTTGTACTCATTGATTACTTGCTGTGTTCCGGCATCGGAAGCCCAGAAGAACACTGCGATCTTCTCAGCATCTCCGCCACCTCCGCCACCGCCGTTATAGGAGATGGTGACAGTCAATGAGTATGATCCAGAACCGCTGTATGACCGGACCATGATATACCATGTTCCTGCACCAGGGTTGGCAAAGTTTACGTCCTCGCCGCCATAAGTATAGCCACGCCAATC encodes:
- the dut gene encoding dUTP diphosphatase, which encodes MKKDQITVKVKLIHPDAKVPTRARAGDVAFDLYSSVEYTLQPGERFAVPTGISIEIPEGYEGEVRPRSGLAIKHGITVLNSPGTIDSGYRGEVKSILINLGTDPFVIEKGMRISQLAIRPVPNVQMVETDTLSETERGERGFGSTGM
- a CDS encoding PadR family transcriptional regulator gives rise to the protein MSKHVQDEIVRWTKEIKRGAVTLAIMALLARSRAYGYELVKSLGEKAPFLALEQGTVYPLLRRMEKRDLLNAEWDYDDPAKPKKYYTLTDDGRAALSEMCRIWSEMSEGMAAVIEEVST
- a CDS encoding class I SAM-dependent methyltransferase yields the protein MQIPTFEPPQQTVSLEELRGDRLILDVGAGGEGIVARLGRSRVCAVDIRMDEIREARIHDPPSQWLVADGRDLCFADNTFDMVTFWFSLGYFRTAENKTRAIREAYRVLQNGGILSIKAAQITCEEERFIFRVLYTFPDGTLSSVGYGVRGNQEQTMKSMRELIEDTGFECKSCKDHGHWFEIIAVK
- a CDS encoding pre-peptidase C-terminal domain-containing protein, coding for MRKTKFLSVLFLFALVAVALPIVGTVNAFATSSNVGELAQVTGPTGGEQAFDLQPFTTESYVLESAHNYANNYDNTWTITKTGATQIRVHFTRIDVEYGYDYVYVYDANNAQLHKLTGSYSSGGWTQWSTGSSIKVRLVTDYSVTRWGFAIDQIEYEGGGGGGGGGDHVLQSGVAATSSLSATGATETWTIQVDANANNMHTVLTCGNADFDVYGKLGAAPTTSTYDWRGYTYGGEDVNFANPGAGTWYIMVRSYSGSGSYSLTVTISYNGGGGGGGDAEKIAVFFWASDAGTQQVINEYKSVLQNEGYTKFFEFKDTTNFRNDFNQVANYEDANDIVFFYLFGHGSNDGYHSSTAFAPQSSVVRSDEFRSMLDTLDSTKVGLLISSCHSGDWADDMRGSHYLAISSSDETHNSWAVTTIPGEERFANYFWNYVSQGYDAATAYQKAAADLPQSGSYVQNPKICNECSYNFFA